Proteins encoded in a region of the Neodiprion virginianus isolate iyNeoVirg1 chromosome 2, iyNeoVirg1.1, whole genome shotgun sequence genome:
- the LOC124297458 gene encoding uncharacterized protein DDB_G0290685-like isoform X1, whose product MEFKLFFACIFLYAATVSQINGVEHYEGGAYSTEAHSEYYTTQNQNTQEANHQEVMHQSKCLDVKCNENEVCRMINVQCFAEPCYPVPECVPLNKTSETTKSEESKIDEKSESMNPQMHENYKNPVNPKGPENPTILQGGETSFGAFSIPTESSVGSKYPASAVNPGGPEIPANSEKLNSGIMGNHMNYMNTGSPEIISNSGRSENGNNLGGTNKNQNYVNPGGPEIPVNSEKSGYVNNAETAQKNRGYVNPGGPETPANSGKVGSGNNPAGANKNQSYVNPGGPEIPASSGKSGNENNSAGASKNQSHVNPGGPEIPASSGKSGNENNSAGASKNQSHVNPGGPEIPASSGKSGNGNNSVSTNKNQSYVNPGGPEIPASSGKSGNENNSAGASKNQSHVNPGGPEIPANSGKSGNKNNPAGASENQSHVNPGGSESPASSGKSGNGNNPAGANKNQSHVNHGGPENPSNSAKSENKNNSAGTNKNQSYVNPGGPEIPASSGKSGNGKNSEGTSKNQSYVNPGGPEIPASSGKSGSGNNSVGKSKNQSHANPGGPEIPAGSGKSGSKNNSVSAQKNQSNTNAESSDTIDDFENSSNESNSEGAHEYEGYENLEDLETPAESENSKNATNLKGANKTESYENSGGSESPADSENDDNETNLEGAKKNETYVNPGGLEIPADSENCHNATTSEDDDKNDSSANPGGPEIPADFGNPNTGKNPVKGARKTKAM is encoded by the exons ATGGAGTTCAAGTTATTTTTCGCGTGCATCTTCTTGTACGCCGCAACCGTTTCGCAAATCAACGGAGTTGAGCATTATGAGGGAGGAGCATATTCAACAGAAGCGCATTCGGAATACTATACGACTCAAAACCAAAATACTCAAGAAGCAAATCATCAGGAGGTGATGCATCAATCGAAATGCTTGGATGTTAAGTGTAACGAAAATGAAGTATGCCGGATGATAAATGTACAATGCTTCGCCGAACCTTGCTATCCAGTCCCGGAATGTGTACCACTAAATAAAAC GTCGGAGACAACCAAAAGCGAAGAATCAAAAATTGATGAGAAATCGGAGAGTATGAATCCTCAGATgcatgaaaattataaaaatcctGTGAACCCCAAAGGTCCGGAAAATCCTACAATTTTACAAGGTGGTGAAACCTCTTTCGGTGCTTTCTCGATTCCGACAGAAAGTTCGGTGGGCTCCAAATATCCCGCAAGTGCAGTGAATCCTGGAGGTCCCGAGATTCCCGCTAACTCTGAAAAGTTAAATTCGGGGATTATGGGAAATCACATGAACTACATGAATACCGGAAGTCCAGAAATTATCAGCAACTCTGGAAGATCTGAAAATGGGAATAATTTAGGCGGTACGAACAAAAACCAAAACTACGTGAATCCTGGCGGTCCTGAAATTCCGGTTAACTCTGAAAAATCTGGATATGTGAATAATGCAGAGACGGCACAAAAAAACCGAGGCTACGTGAATCCTGGAGGTCCTGAAACGCCTGCAAACTCTGGAAAAGTTGGAAGTGGTAATAATCCAGCGGGTGCAAACAAAAACCAAAGCTACGTGAATCCTGGTGGTCCTGAAATTCCTGCTAGCTCCGGGAAAtctggaaatgaaaataattcagcggGTGCAAGCAAAAACCAAAGCCACGTGAATCCTGGTGGTCCTGAAATTCCCGCTAGCTCCGGGAAATCtggtaatgaaaataattcagcggGTGCAAGCAAAAACCAAAGCCACGTAAATCCTGGTGGTCCTGAAATTCCTGCAAGCTCTGGAAAATCtggaaatggaaataattcaGTGAGTACAAACAAAAACCAAAGCTATGTGAATCCTGGTGGTCCTGAAATTCCCGCTAGCTCCGGGAAAtctggaaatgaaaataattcagcggGTGCAAGCAAAAACCAAAGCCACGTAAATCCTGGTGGTCCTGAAATTCCTGCTAACTCCGGGAAAtctggaaataaaaataatccagCGGGTGCAAGCGAAAACCAAAGCCACGTAAATCCTGGTGGTTCTGAAAGTCCTGCAAGCTCTGGCAAATCTGGAAATGGAAATAATCCAGCGGGTGCAAACAAAAACCAAAGTCACGTGAATCATGGTGGTCCTGAAAATCCTTCTAATTCtgcaaaatctgaaaataaaaataattcagcggGTACAAACAAAAACCAAAGCTACGTAAATCCTGGTGGTCCTGAAATTCCTGCTAGTTCCGGAAAGTCTGGAAATGGGAAAAATTCAGAAGGTACAAGCAAAAACCAAAGCTACGTGAATCCTGGAGGTCCTGAAATTCCTGCTAGTTCCGGTAAATCTGGAAGTGGAAATAATTCAGTGGGTAAAAGCAAAAACCAAAGCCACGCAAATCCTGGTGGTCCTGAAATTCCCGCTGGCTCCGGAAAATccggaagtaaaaataattcagtgagCGCACAAAAAAACCAAAGTAACACTAACGCGGAAAGTTCTGACACTATCGatgactttgaaaattcaagtaatgaATCAAATTCCGAGGGTGCACACGAATACGAAGGTTACGAAAATCTTGAGGATCTTGAAACTCCCGCTGAATCTGAAAACTCCAAGAACGCAACAAATCTAAAGGGTGCAAACAAAACCGAAAGCTACGAAAATTCTGGAGGATCTGAAAGTCCCGCTGACTCTGAAAACGACGACAACGAAACAAATCTGGAGGGTGCCAAGAAAAACGAAACCTACGTGAATCCTGGAGGTCTTGAAATTCCCGCGGACTCTGAAAACTGTCATAATGCAACAACTTCAGAGGATGACGACAAAAACGATAGCTCCGCGAATCCTGGAGGTCCTGAAATTCCCGCTGACTTTGGTAACCCCAACACTGGAAAAAATCCTGTAAAGGGTGCGAGAAAAACGAAAGCTATGTAA
- the LOC124297458 gene encoding sporozoite surface protein 2-like isoform X2, translated as MEFKLFFACIFLYAATVSQINGVEHYEGGAYSTEAHSEYYTTQNQNTQEANHQEVMHQSKCLDVKCNENEVCRMINVQCFAEPCYPVPECVPLNKTSETTKSEESKIDEKSESMNPQMHENYKNPVNPKGPENPTILQGGETSFGAFSIPTESSVGSKYPASAVNPGGPEIPANSEKLNSGIMGNHMNYMNTGSPEIISNSGRSENGNNLGGTNKNQNYVNPGGPEIPVNSEKSGYVNNAETAQKNRGYVNPGGPETPANSGKVGSGNNPAGANKNQSYVNPGGPEIPASSGKSGNENNSAGASKNQSHVNPGGPEIPASSGKSGNENNSAGASKNQSHVNPGGPEIPANSGKSGNKNNPAGASENQSHVNPGGSESPASSGKSGNGNNPAGANKNQSHVNHGGPENPSNSAKSENKNNSAGTNKNQSYVNPGGPEIPASSGKSGNGKNSEGTSKNQSYVNPGGPEIPASSGKSGSGNNSVGKSKNQSHANPGGPEIPAGSGKSGSKNNSVSAQKNQSNTNAESSDTIDDFENSSNESNSEGAHEYEGYENLEDLETPAESENSKNATNLKGANKTESYENSGGSESPADSENDDNETNLEGAKKNETYVNPGGLEIPADSENCHNATTSEDDDKNDSSANPGGPEIPADFGNPNTGKNPVKGARKTKAM; from the exons ATGGAGTTCAAGTTATTTTTCGCGTGCATCTTCTTGTACGCCGCAACCGTTTCGCAAATCAACGGAGTTGAGCATTATGAGGGAGGAGCATATTCAACAGAAGCGCATTCGGAATACTATACGACTCAAAACCAAAATACTCAAGAAGCAAATCATCAGGAGGTGATGCATCAATCGAAATGCTTGGATGTTAAGTGTAACGAAAATGAAGTATGCCGGATGATAAATGTACAATGCTTCGCCGAACCTTGCTATCCAGTCCCGGAATGTGTACCACTAAATAAAAC GTCGGAGACAACCAAAAGCGAAGAATCAAAAATTGATGAGAAATCGGAGAGTATGAATCCTCAGATgcatgaaaattataaaaatcctGTGAACCCCAAAGGTCCGGAAAATCCTACAATTTTACAAGGTGGTGAAACCTCTTTCGGTGCTTTCTCGATTCCGACAGAAAGTTCGGTGGGCTCCAAATATCCCGCAAGTGCAGTGAATCCTGGAGGTCCCGAGATTCCCGCTAACTCTGAAAAGTTAAATTCGGGGATTATGGGAAATCACATGAACTACATGAATACCGGAAGTCCAGAAATTATCAGCAACTCTGGAAGATCTGAAAATGGGAATAATTTAGGCGGTACGAACAAAAACCAAAACTACGTGAATCCTGGCGGTCCTGAAATTCCGGTTAACTCTGAAAAATCTGGATATGTGAATAATGCAGAGACGGCACAAAAAAACCGAGGCTACGTGAATCCTGGAGGTCCTGAAACGCCTGCAAACTCTGGAAAAGTTGGAAGTGGTAATAATCCAGCGGGTGCAAACAAAAACCAAAGCTACGTGAATCCTGGTGGTCCTGAAATTCCTGCTAGCTCCGGGAAAtctggaaatgaaaataattcagcggGTGCAAGCAAAAACCAAAGCCACGTGAATCCTG GTGGTCCTGAAATTCCCGCTAGCTCCGGGAAAtctggaaatgaaaataattcagcggGTGCAAGCAAAAACCAAAGCCACGTAAATCCTGGTGGTCCTGAAATTCCTGCTAACTCCGGGAAAtctggaaataaaaataatccagCGGGTGCAAGCGAAAACCAAAGCCACGTAAATCCTGGTGGTTCTGAAAGTCCTGCAAGCTCTGGCAAATCTGGAAATGGAAATAATCCAGCGGGTGCAAACAAAAACCAAAGTCACGTGAATCATGGTGGTCCTGAAAATCCTTCTAATTCtgcaaaatctgaaaataaaaataattcagcggGTACAAACAAAAACCAAAGCTACGTAAATCCTGGTGGTCCTGAAATTCCTGCTAGTTCCGGAAAGTCTGGAAATGGGAAAAATTCAGAAGGTACAAGCAAAAACCAAAGCTACGTGAATCCTGGAGGTCCTGAAATTCCTGCTAGTTCCGGTAAATCTGGAAGTGGAAATAATTCAGTGGGTAAAAGCAAAAACCAAAGCCACGCAAATCCTGGTGGTCCTGAAATTCCCGCTGGCTCCGGAAAATccggaagtaaaaataattcagtgagCGCACAAAAAAACCAAAGTAACACTAACGCGGAAAGTTCTGACACTATCGatgactttgaaaattcaagtaatgaATCAAATTCCGAGGGTGCACACGAATACGAAGGTTACGAAAATCTTGAGGATCTTGAAACTCCCGCTGAATCTGAAAACTCCAAGAACGCAACAAATCTAAAGGGTGCAAACAAAACCGAAAGCTACGAAAATTCTGGAGGATCTGAAAGTCCCGCTGACTCTGAAAACGACGACAACGAAACAAATCTGGAGGGTGCCAAGAAAAACGAAACCTACGTGAATCCTGGAGGTCTTGAAATTCCCGCGGACTCTGAAAACTGTCATAATGCAACAACTTCAGAGGATGACGACAAAAACGATAGCTCCGCGAATCCTGGAGGTCCTGAAATTCCCGCTGACTTTGGTAACCCCAACACTGGAAAAAATCCTGTAAAGGGTGCGAGAAAAACGAAAGCTATGTAA